From the Dendrosporobacter quercicolus genome, the window TTTTGTCCGGCGGAATGGCCCGCAGGCTATTGATTGCCAGAGCTTTGCTGGGCGGGCCGCAATTGCTGCTGCTGGATGAACCGACCGTGGGGCTTGACCCGGATGTCAGGCAGGAGCTTTGGGTTATGATCAGACAGCTGGCAGCAGCTGGCAAAACAATTTTCATGACCACGCACTATCTGGAAGAAGCTGAACGTCTTTGCGGCCGGATAGCCTTATTGAAGGCCGGTCGGATTGTCGCTGTCGATACCCCGGCCGGCCTTACAGCAATGGCCGGCGCCGCCGGAGGCGACAGGCGGGAACCAACGCTGGAAAGCGCCTTTCTCCGTTTAACCCGGGAGGAACGGGCATGAGTGGCTGGTTGGCCGTTTATTTGCGGGAAATGCTGTTAATGCAGAAGAAGATCGGCAAACTGGGGTATGTTTTTTCGTCGGTTATGTTTCCGTTAATTTACCTGCTGGCCTTTGGGCTGGGGCTGGGTTCGCGGGTTGAGGTCAGCGGCGGCTATGTGCCGTTCTTAACCAAAGGTATTGTCAGTTTGACCGTAATGCTGAACGGATTTCAACAGACAGCTTTATCTGTCAGCGTTGGCCGGCTGTACTTCCGGACCTTTCAAACCATTATTCTCAGCCCGGTATCGGCGCTGCAGATTGCCGGCGGTATTGCCCTGGCCGGTATATCCCGTGGTATAATGATGGGAGGACTGGTTTATGCTGTGGCCTGGCTGGCGTTTGACGTTCCGGCGCTGCCGGTCATTGCCGTCACAGGGATGTTTTTGTCCGCTTTTTGCTTTGCCGCCCTTGGCCTGGCAGTTGGGCTGAGTGTCGATGATCCGGATGAAATATCGTTAGTTAATAATTTTATTATTACCCCAATGGTTTTTTTCTGCGGTTCTTTTTTCCCAATTCAAAATCTTCCCGATATCCTGCAGACCCTGATAGCGGCCTTGCCGTTAAGCCTTGCCAATCATTTGATCCGGCTGGAAACCTGGAGTTTTGAGGCAGCCTGGCAAGCCGCCGTTTTGGCGGCAATGGGCGGCGGCTTCCTGTTGTGGGGCGTCAGGGGTTTGAAAAAATATGATGAATGATGCAGCCAAAGTGTATAGCCAAATTTAATGATCAGCAGGAGGTTTTGTATGCGTACATTAATTGTTTATTCCAGTCTTACCGGCAATACCAAAAAAGTGGCGGAAGCAATTGCCGGGGTTTTTGGTTCAGCAGCCTCGTTGTTTCCGGTTGAAACAGCGCCGCCGGCGGATGATTATGATTTTGTGGCCGTCGGTTTTTGGGTGGACCGGGGGACTGCCGACAAGAAGGCCCAGGACTATCTTAAGACCATCAAGGGCAAGCAAGTTGCTTTATTTGCCACACTGGGGGCTTATCCCGATTCGGCGCATGCCGCAAACAGCATGGGAAATGCCGCTGCGCTGCTGGATGACACGAACCAACTGGTCGGCGACTTTATCTGTCAGGGCAAGGTGGACCCGCGCTTAATTGAGAAATTCAAGGACTTGCCGGACGGCCATCCCCATGCCCTTACGCCGGACCGGCTGGAACGCCACCGGGAAGCGGCCAAACATCCGGATGCCCAGGATTTGCAGGCAGCCAGGGAGACCTTTACCGGGATTAAACATAAGCTCTGTCCGTCCGGCGGACAGAGCGAAAGTGAGGTGAATGGTGCTTGCGGGGTAGCAAACTAAAGCAGATTCTGGCGAACATGAGCGCCGAGCAGTATGCTCTGACTGTCGGAACGGCTGCCGGGGAGCCGCTGACAGAGGCATTTTCCCGTAAACGGGTGGTTCATGCCGGCGTCCGGGGGAAACCAGTCATGCCCGCCGAGTGGCAGTCAACCTGGCAAAGGCTGGTGGGAGAGCGGCCCAAGCCGGCGGAACGGGCGGCTTATCTTCATATTCCTTTCTGCCGGCACCGTTGCCTGTATTGCGGTTTTTTTCAGAATTATTCGGAGGATGAACTGGAAAACGCCTATATTAACAGTTTAATTAAAGAACTGGAAATGAGCAAAGACAGCCCTTATCTGGCCGGCGGACCGGTCAATGCGGTGTTTATCGGCGGCGGTACGCCCAGTACGCTGTCGCCCCAAAACGCTGCCAGACTGCTGAGCGCTGTCCGGAACTGCCTGCCGCTGGCCAATGATTATGAACTAACCCTGGAAGGGCGGATTCATGATTTGACTGCCGACAAAATCGAGGCATGGCTGGCGAACGGGGTCAACCGTGTGTCGATTGGAGTTCAGTCCTTTGATACAGACGTGCGGCGGGCTGTCGGCCGTCTGGATGATACCCGGACCATTCTGGAGCGGCTTGAGCGCCTGAGCGGTTATAACCAGGCGGCGGTCATTATTGATCTGATTTATGGCCTGCCTAATCAAACCGGCGAAATCTGGAATGAGGATTTGGCGCTGTTGAAAACCGCTGCCATTGACGGTATGGATTTGTATCAGTTAAATATTTTTCAAGACAGCGCTCTGCAACAGGCGATTCATGCCGGCAAGCTGCCGCCGGCGGCCACTACCGCCGAGCAGGCCGGAATGTTCGCCGTGGCCGAAGCCGAGCTGTCGGCTCAGGTATTTTCCCGGCTGAGTATTTGCCACTGGGCCAAGACCAACCGCGAGCGCAGTATGTACAATGTGCTCACTAAGGCCGGCCGCAATGTCATTCCCTTTGGCGCGGGCGCGGGCGGCAATCTTGACGGTGTAACGATGTTCCTCAACCGGGATGTCGGCAAATACATGGAAAGTGTGGCGGCAGGCTGTAAACCGGTTGCCGGAATGTTCGTTCAGCCGGCCGGCAGTGAGTTGCACAATACTGTCGTGGCCCAGCTGGAACGCGGCTATTTGAACCTTTCGCTGTTATCCGCCCGGTTTGGGCCTGCTGTGTTAGAGTTAGACCCGCTGCTTGAACTTTGGCAAGCGCGCGGCTTGCTGCAAAGTGGCCCGGTTACCGCCAAACTGACGGTGTCCGGACAGTTCTGGTATATGAATATTGCCCAGTCGGTATTGGAATGCCTGCATGCCCTTTTAGACGGCGAACATGCGGTGGAAGTGCAGCCAATTGCTGCCCAGGGCTGATACCCGGAAGCTTTGAGAGCCTGTGAGCTCCATGACGGTTTTAACCGCATGGAGTTTTTTTATTTTCAATTACTTATTAGGGGGAATTGGACAATGAACAAACCTTTTCATGGCCAAAAGCTGACATTGCTTGCTATGTCGGTACTGGCGGCGCTGACTATGCCGGTTTATGCGGCTGAAGAAGCGGTTAACACCAGGGATGTGGTGGTTACCGCCACCCGGACCGAACAGGAAATTAAGGAAACGCCTTCGGCGGTTGAGGTGATCACCAGGGAAGATCTGGACAAAATCGGGGCGAATAATCTGGCTGACGCCCTGAAAATGGCGACAAGCATCAATGTCGGCAGTCCGGCTATGGCCGGCAGCGATGTAACCGTACGCGGCATGTCAACAAGACATACTCTGATTATGGTCAACGGAAAACGGCTGGTTTCGGAGGGCAGTTATTCTACCGCCAATTCCTATGAGCTGGAGCGGATCAATATGGAGAACGTGGAGCGTATTGAGATTGTCCGGGGGCCGGTCAGCTCGCTCTACGGTTCGGATGCCCTGGGCGGCGTCATCAACATTATTACCCGCAAGCCCGAGAAGGAACAATTTACATTTTCGTTAAGTCCCCAGCGCTATACCGATAAGAGCAGCATTGGCAGCGACAATTATGCGATGCGCTATGACACCGGCAAAAGCGGCAAGTGGTCCTGGATTATCAGCGCCGACCGGACGGAAACCGACGCCTATGAAAATGCCGACAATACCACCAAAAACCAGTTTGGCCGCCGGGAAAACCTGAATATGGAAGGCACCTATGATCTGGCCGGAGACCAGTATCTGGATGTTTCGGTCAATCTTTTGCGGGAGGATTTAAACGGCCGCAGCACCGAAACGTCGGGAGCGCTGCGCAATGACGATTATGTAAATACCCGCGATCAGTACAGCCTGGGGTTCCGGGGCAAAACGTCAAACGGTGATTATCAGATAAGAACGTACTACGGTGAACATGATAAGACCAACAAGGGCTTTTTGCTGGCCGACGGCTCCCTGGCGGATTTTGATGTATCCAAGCGGAAAACCTGGACGCTGGAAGGCCATGTGTCCACCCAGATCGGCGACCGGCATCTGCTGACGACAGGCGGTGAATACCGGACCGAAAAATACCGGGGAACGCGGATCGGCACAAATGACAAAGTCTTTGATATCACTTACGGCAATCTGACAAAGCAAGGCTCACAGGCTGATATTGATTATTCCGCTTTCTACGTGCAGGATGAGTGGCTGGTCAATGACCGCCTGCTGATCATTCCTTCCGTGCGTTATGATGACAGCAACAAGTTCTCCGGCAGCGCCAGCCCTAAAGTGGGCATGACCTATAAAATGAATGATCATTATCGTTTAAAGCTCAATGTGGGCAAGGGGTTTAAAGCCCCGACGCTGGACGACATGTATATGGAGATGACCAAAATTATGGGCGGCATGACCGTGCATGTCACCGGCAATCCCGATTTGAAGCCGGAGAAATCAACCAGTTATGAACTGGGCATAGAAGGCGAGAAGGGAGCCACTTTTGGAAAACTCACCTATTTTGTGAATGATGTCACCGATCTCATCAGCACTAAGACCAAGGTTTCTTTCATTCCAGGCGTCGGCATGCGGGCTGACTCGACTTATCTCAACGAGGATAAAGCGGACATTGACGGGGTGGAATTTGAAATCGGACGCCATTTAAGCGATAAAATTACCCTGAAGATGAATTATACTTATCTTGACGCCACCGGCACAAGCGGACAAAGGCTGGAAGGACGCGCCAAGCAGCAGGGAACGGTGCAGCTGCACTATGACGACAGCAAGGAAAACGGCATAAGCGCCGTACTGTGGAACGAATGGAAGAAAGACTATCTCTATTCCTCCAGCAGTAAAATCAACAAAACCTATGCGTTATGGAATATCTCAGTGAATAAGAAGTGGAACGACAATTTCAGCAGCTATGTCGGCGTGGAAAACATTTTCAATAAAAAAGATATCGAGCTCAACCTGCTGGGTGCTATCCTGCAAGCGGGCATGACCTTTAAACTATGAGAGGAATGTTAAACGTCATCTTGACGGTGATTTTGGTTATGGCCATACCTGCGGCGGCGGCGGCCGGCCCTGATGTCCGGATTTACACCGCCGCCGGCCGCGAGCTGGAACGCGGACAGCTGGCGGAAGTGCTGGATCCCTATGAGGTAATTATTTTTGGCGAGTATCATGACAACGATGTATTGCACCAGCTGGAGTACGGACTTTTACAAAATGTTTTTGCCAGGGACAATAAGCTGGCCGTGTCGCTGGAAATGTTTGAACGCGATGTGCAGGGGCAGCTTGACAGTTATTTGGCAGGCAGGCTTACCGAAGTTGAATTTTTGGACAAGTCCCGGCCCTGGAAAAATTACCGTCAGGCTTACCGTCCTCTGGTCGAATTTGCCAAGGCGCAGGCGTTGCCGGTGCTGGCCGCAAATATTCCCCGCCAGGCGGCGGCCCATTACGCCCAAACGGGTTCCCTGGCGGGAGTCGGGGCTGAACTGGAAATGTATCTGCCGCAGCTTCACTCCGCTCCGGACGGAGAATACCGGCGCAGGTTTATGGCCCTAATGGGCAGCGGGCAAATGCCGGTAAGAGCGGAAAACCTGGATCGCTATTACAAGGCCCAGTGCCTGAAGGATGATACAATGGCGGAAAGCATCGCCGATTTTCTCAGACAGCGGCCTGACTATAAACTAATTCACTATCAGGGGGATTTTCACAGCCGGCAGCGGCTGGGCGTAGTGGAAAAACTGCAAATGCTCCGGCCTGAGCTGAAAGTAGCGGTAATCACTCCGGTGTATACTGAAAATCCGGCTGATTTGGCCAATTTGCCGCCCCGGTACCGGAATGCAGGCGATATTATTATCTTTTTGCAGCAGCCTGGTCAACAGGGGGAGAAGTAGTTTGCATTTCGTTTCCTTTCGGAAAAGGGATTTTGCGGTGCACAAGCCAATATATTAAGTAATCAATGAATTAGGGGGAATGTTCAATGGCTATTAAAAAAGTATGCCTCTTAATCGTAGTATTGCTGTTTTCCCTGGCCGGCGGCGCCGAAGCTGCGGCGGATCCTGTTACCGACAGGCTGTTAACCGGCTTAAATGAAAATAATTACCGCAAATTTTCCAGCGATTTTGACCAGGGCATGAAAGAAAATTTCTCCGAAGCACATTTTAGGACAATACATGCTGATATTAAAGCCAAAATTGGTGATTATATTTCCCGGAAATTTGTCGGGATGGAAGAAAAGGACGGCTACAAAATCATGATTTATCATGCCGTTTTTAGCAAGGAACAGCAAAAGGTTGTTGTCCGGACTGTTGTAAGCGAGCTTAACGGGCAGCTCTACGTTTCCGGCTTCTGGCTGGACTCGCCCAATCTTCGTAAATAATCAATACTGCAAGGAGCTGTCGCTTAACCTCCGTTTGCATAACGATCTTCCGCTCCTCGGTGATACTTAAGGCTTAGCAAAAAACAGGGAGACCTGTCCCCTGTTGAATGGCTTTCAGCTATTGCTGCGTTGCCGTCTTTGGATTGCTGGCGGGCGTTCTACCGTGTCAGCCCCTTATTTGCCGGCGAGACAGCAAACGAGACCATTGTTGAGGGCGAGGAAAATGAGATGAAGAATGTTTTGGAACTGCCTCAGTTGTCTTGTGTTTTTGGCCGGGAATTGCCCAAGGCGCAGCTTTTACTGGTCGCCGGAGGACGACGGCCGGCTGCGGATTGGCTGGCTCAGGTTGCCGGGCGTTGTCCAGTATGGTGTGTGGATCGTGGTATTGAGGTTTGCCGGGCAGGCAAGATCAGGCCGGAACGGCTGATTGGCGACGGAGACAGCGCCGCAAGGGCGGACTGGGCCTGGGGAAAGGAGCTGGGCATTCCGGTGGACCGTTATCCGCCGGAGAAGACGTTAACGGATTTGCAGCTGGCTTTGCAAACAGCCGGTTTGGTGTACGGAAAGGCAATGGTTGTTGTAACCGGGGTATGGGGAGGACGTTTTGATCATGCCTTTAGCAATATTTATTCATTGAAGGGCGGCGAAGGCTTTGGCCTGTGGGGCTGCTGCGCCGCGGACGAAAGGGAAGCACTAATTTTATTAAAGGGCGGGGATTCAGCGGAAATAAAAGTAACCGCGCCGCCGCAGGCCGTTTCCCTGCTGCCTTTGGGCGGGCATTGCTCAGGGGTATGTATTGATGGCGTTCACTGGCCGCTGGACGGTGTTGAGCTGGAGGATTCCCTGCCTTATGCCGTAAGCAACCGTTTGGCGGGTACGCAAATTACGGTAAGCATTAAGACTGGCTGGCTGGGTATTTATTTTTGCTGGGATGAAGAGTCTTTAGCCGGCCGGTAATGCTTTATTGCTGTTGACAAATACCGGTCGGCCCAATACTATAGAGATAGATAGCCCTGCTTACGGGGGACGGAAGTACCGGCGACGGCATGAAAGACTTGTTAGGGAAGTGCAGCAACGGCAGACCAAGGGGCTGTTTGCCCTGTTCCGGGAAGCCGGGGGGAAAGCGATTGCGTATAGCGCGGCATTCTTATGCGGAATGCCCGCGTTTTGTTTTATGAACCGGAAACTATTTTATTTTCGGCAGGTGAAGGGTGGGCTTTGCGCAAGCTGGCTCCGCCGGGGTTTCAAAAAATTGTGCAGAGGGAATGGAGATGCAGCGGATGGAAATGATACTGGGCAGTAAACCGGCGTTGCTGCTTGAACACCAGGCAGGTATTTTTACGCTGGCGGCAGTGGCTGTCTTGCTGTCCGGGTTAGCTTATAGCAGGAAAAGGAGAATAAGCACGCTGATGCTTGTTCATATTGGCTGTTTACTCGCCGTAACGGTAATATTGCATACGTTTCGCCTGTTTCACCTGCCCCAGGGCGGCAGCATAACGCCGGGCGGAATGATTCCGCTGTTATTGATCGCTTTCCGGTACGGACCGGCTGGCGGGTATCTGGCCGGTTTTGCCTATGGAATGATCAATTTGATCCAGGACCCTTATCTGCTGCATCCGGTGCAGCTGCTTCTGGATTATCCCCTGCCCTATATGGCCCTTGGCCTGGCTGGCTATTTCAGGAACCGGATGTATCTGGGGGCTGCCGCCGGCATTCTTGGCCGGTTTGCCTGCCACTTTATTTCCGGCGCGGTTTTTTTTGCCAGTTATGCGCCGCCCGGCGTATCGCCTTACTGGTATTCCCTGTCCTTTAACGCAGCTTATCTGGGGCCGGAACTGGCAATTTGCCTGATTATTCTGAGGGTGCTGCCGGTACAGCGCATTTTACTGCAAATGGGTGTAAAGGCCGCGCTTCAGACCGGGCCGGTTGAAGCGCCAATGCCGCGCCAAAAGAATTGAGAAGTAGGATATCCTATATGAAAGGTCAGATTGTCAATGGAACAGACAAAAAAAGGCGCCAATGGCCTGATGATGGCAGCCGGAGCTTATATTTTGTGGGGGGTATTGCCCATCTACTGGAAGCTTGTCAGCGAAGTCCCGCCAGAGCAGATTTTGGCGCAACGGATTGTTTGGTCATTTGTTTTTATGGCAGTTGTTCTGGTAATACTGAACACGCATAAGGCTTTTTGCACCGAATGCCGGCAAGTGGCGGCTTCACCTGAAAAATTTCTGGGCGTGGCTGCGGGAGCGCTGCTAATTAGCATTAACTGGTTTGTCTATATTTGGGCAGTGAATAACAACAGGGTAATTGAAACAAGTCTGGGCTATTATATCAATCCTTTATTTAATGTGTTGATCGGCATTCTGGTTCTGCGGGAGAAATTGTCTTTTTGGCAATTGGCAGCGGTAGCTCTGGCCGCGATTGGCGTGTTGAATATGGTGGTGCATTTTGGGTCTGTCCCCTGGGTATCCTTAACGCTGGCAATTTCTTTCGCCCTGTACGGGCTTTGCAAAAAGGTGGCCCGGGTTAGCGCGATTACCAGTATCACGTTGGAAACGCTGCTGATTACTCCGTTTGCCCTCGGATATCTGGTATACTTGCAGGCGGCCGGCAGCCTGGTTGGCCTGCCGCTGTCCTTAACCTCGGTTTTGCTGGCGGGTTCCGGGATTGTCACAGCCATTCCGCTGCTGTTATTTTCCAGGAGCGCCAATCAGTTGTCGCTGACAGTACTGGGTTTAATTCAATATTTGTCGCCAACCATTGGATTAATGCTGGGCATATTTCTTTACCATGAGAGTTTTACTATTGTTCATTTTCTTTCCTTCACTTTTATCTGGCTGGCGCTCATGGTATTTTCCTTGTCGAAAACATCGCTTTTTATTCAGCTGGAGATGCGTATTCTGAAAAAGCGTTCTATTGGATCCTAGTGTCTTGGCAAAGTTGTATAGTCCTGCGGCAATGCTGCCGCAGGACTATTTTTTGGCATACTATTGATGGTATCCAAATGGATACTATGCTACCAATAAGTGCGTACTTGTAAAAACGAATTTGATTGATTAACCTTAGCATAAGGTTAAATACTTCCGGCAAGAACCGGTAATGCTATGCAAAGGGGTTGGTTTTATTGAAGATTGTGGCGTTTAACGGCAGTCCCAGGAGCAATGGAAATACGGCGCAAAGTATTCAAA encodes:
- a CDS encoding ChaN family lipoprotein produces the protein MLNVILTVILVMAIPAAAAAGPDVRIYTAAGRELERGQLAEVLDPYEVIIFGEYHDNDVLHQLEYGLLQNVFARDNKLAVSLEMFERDVQGQLDSYLAGRLTEVEFLDKSRPWKNYRQAYRPLVEFAKAQALPVLAANIPRQAAAHYAQTGSLAGVGAELEMYLPQLHSAPDGEYRRRFMALMGSGQMPVRAENLDRYYKAQCLKDDTMAESIADFLRQRPDYKLIHYQGDFHSRQRLGVVEKLQMLRPELKVAVITPVYTENPADLANLPPRYRNAGDIIIFLQQPGQQGEK
- a CDS encoding ABC transporter permease — protein: MSGWLAVYLREMLLMQKKIGKLGYVFSSVMFPLIYLLAFGLGLGSRVEVSGGYVPFLTKGIVSLTVMLNGFQQTALSVSVGRLYFRTFQTIILSPVSALQIAGGIALAGISRGIMMGGLVYAVAWLAFDVPALPVIAVTGMFLSAFCFAALGLAVGLSVDDPDEISLVNNFIITPMVFFCGSFFPIQNLPDILQTLIAALPLSLANHLIRLETWSFEAAWQAAVLAAMGGGFLLWGVRGLKKYDE
- a CDS encoding TonB-dependent receptor plug domain-containing protein; the protein is MNKPFHGQKLTLLAMSVLAALTMPVYAAEEAVNTRDVVVTATRTEQEIKETPSAVEVITREDLDKIGANNLADALKMATSINVGSPAMAGSDVTVRGMSTRHTLIMVNGKRLVSEGSYSTANSYELERINMENVERIEIVRGPVSSLYGSDALGGVINIITRKPEKEQFTFSLSPQRYTDKSSIGSDNYAMRYDTGKSGKWSWIISADRTETDAYENADNTTKNQFGRRENLNMEGTYDLAGDQYLDVSVNLLREDLNGRSTETSGALRNDDYVNTRDQYSLGFRGKTSNGDYQIRTYYGEHDKTNKGFLLADGSLADFDVSKRKTWTLEGHVSTQIGDRHLLTTGGEYRTEKYRGTRIGTNDKVFDITYGNLTKQGSQADIDYSAFYVQDEWLVNDRLLIIPSVRYDDSNKFSGSASPKVGMTYKMNDHYRLKLNVGKGFKAPTLDDMYMEMTKIMGGMTVHVTGNPDLKPEKSTSYELGIEGEKGATFGKLTYFVNDVTDLISTKTKVSFIPGVGMRADSTYLNEDKADIDGVEFEIGRHLSDKITLKMNYTYLDATGTSGQRLEGRAKQQGTVQLHYDDSKENGISAVLWNEWKKDYLYSSSSKINKTYALWNISVNKKWNDNFSSYVGVENIFNKKDIELNLLGAILQAGMTFKL
- a CDS encoding DUF3887 domain-containing protein, translating into MAIKKVCLLIVVLLFSLAGGAEAAADPVTDRLLTGLNENNYRKFSSDFDQGMKENFSEAHFRTIHADIKAKIGDYISRKFVGMEEKDGYKIMIYHAVFSKEQQKVVVRTVVSELNGQLYVSGFWLDSPNLRK
- the rarD gene encoding EamA family transporter RarD; translation: MEQTKKGANGLMMAAGAYILWGVLPIYWKLVSEVPPEQILAQRIVWSFVFMAVVLVILNTHKAFCTECRQVAASPEKFLGVAAGALLISINWFVYIWAVNNNRVIETSLGYYINPLFNVLIGILVLREKLSFWQLAAVALAAIGVLNMVVHFGSVPWVSLTLAISFALYGLCKKVARVSAITSITLETLLITPFALGYLVYLQAAGSLVGLPLSLTSVLLAGSGIVTAIPLLLFSRSANQLSLTVLGLIQYLSPTIGLMLGIFLYHESFTIVHFLSFTFIWLALMVFSLSKTSLFIQLEMRILKKRSIGS
- the hutW gene encoding heme anaerobic degradation radical SAM methyltransferase ChuW/HutW yields the protein MRGSKLKQILANMSAEQYALTVGTAAGEPLTEAFSRKRVVHAGVRGKPVMPAEWQSTWQRLVGERPKPAERAAYLHIPFCRHRCLYCGFFQNYSEDELENAYINSLIKELEMSKDSPYLAGGPVNAVFIGGGTPSTLSPQNAARLLSAVRNCLPLANDYELTLEGRIHDLTADKIEAWLANGVNRVSIGVQSFDTDVRRAVGRLDDTRTILERLERLSGYNQAAVIIDLIYGLPNQTGEIWNEDLALLKTAAIDGMDLYQLNIFQDSALQQAIHAGKLPPAATTAEQAGMFAVAEAELSAQVFSRLSICHWAKTNRERSMYNVLTKAGRNVIPFGAGAGGNLDGVTMFLNRDVGKYMESVAAGCKPVAGMFVQPAGSELHNTVVAQLERGYLNLSLLSARFGPAVLELDPLLELWQARGLLQSGPVTAKLTVSGQFWYMNIAQSVLECLHALLDGEHAVEVQPIAAQG
- a CDS encoding thiamine diphosphokinase, coding for MKNVLELPQLSCVFGRELPKAQLLLVAGGRRPAADWLAQVAGRCPVWCVDRGIEVCRAGKIRPERLIGDGDSAARADWAWGKELGIPVDRYPPEKTLTDLQLALQTAGLVYGKAMVVVTGVWGGRFDHAFSNIYSLKGGEGFGLWGCCAADEREALILLKGGDSAEIKVTAPPQAVSLLPLGGHCSGVCIDGVHWPLDGVELEDSLPYAVSNRLAGTQITVSIKTGWLGIYFCWDEESLAGR
- the thiT gene encoding energy-coupled thiamine transporter ThiT, giving the protein MEMILGSKPALLLEHQAGIFTLAAVAVLLSGLAYSRKRRISTLMLVHIGCLLAVTVILHTFRLFHLPQGGSITPGGMIPLLLIAFRYGPAGGYLAGFAYGMINLIQDPYLLHPVQLLLDYPLPYMALGLAGYFRNRMYLGAAAGILGRFACHFISGAVFFASYAPPGVSPYWYSLSFNAAYLGPELAICLIILRVLPVQRILLQMGVKAALQTGPVEAPMPRQKN
- a CDS encoding flavodoxin family protein; translation: MRTLIVYSSLTGNTKKVAEAIAGVFGSAASLFPVETAPPADDYDFVAVGFWVDRGTADKKAQDYLKTIKGKQVALFATLGAYPDSAHAANSMGNAAALLDDTNQLVGDFICQGKVDPRLIEKFKDLPDGHPHALTPDRLERHREAAKHPDAQDLQAARETFTGIKHKLCPSGGQSESEVNGACGVAN